A genome region from Flavobacterium sp. CFS9 includes the following:
- a CDS encoding adenosylcobinamide-GDP ribazoletransferase, whose amino-acid sequence MKKELHIFFTCLMFYTRIPCPKNINHDPDYLNKATRYFPFIGWIVGSISFLAFYLFSLFLSIESAVLLAIIASILTTGAFHEDGFADVCDGFGGGWTKEKILLIMKDSAIGAYGAIGLVLLFLLKFKLLSESISLFTTNIFLIFLLFISAHSLSRLAAISIIFTHEYSRDDATSKSKPIAKKHSWKEITGSFFFGLIPILVLSFFQHQFLLAILPVFIMRYFLARYFQKWIDGYTGDCLGATQQVCEVVYYLSILLIWKFI is encoded by the coding sequence ATGAAAAAAGAACTGCATATTTTCTTTACCTGTTTAATGTTTTACACCAGAATCCCGTGTCCTAAAAACATCAATCATGATCCTGACTATTTAAATAAGGCAACACGTTATTTTCCTTTTATTGGCTGGATTGTTGGGAGCATTTCCTTTCTGGCTTTTTATCTTTTCTCTCTTTTTCTATCTATTGAAAGTGCCGTTCTTTTGGCTATTATCGCCTCAATATTAACCACGGGAGCTTTTCATGAAGACGGTTTCGCTGATGTCTGTGATGGTTTCGGAGGCGGGTGGACCAAAGAAAAAATCCTTCTTATTATGAAAGACAGTGCAATTGGTGCTTACGGAGCCATTGGTTTAGTTTTATTATTTCTATTGAAATTCAAACTGCTTTCTGAATCCATTTCACTTTTTACTACTAACATTTTTCTAATTTTCCTCTTATTCATTTCGGCCCATTCCTTAAGCCGTCTCGCAGCAATATCTATTATTTTCACACATGAATATTCCCGTGATGATGCTACGAGTAAAAGCAAACCTATAGCCAAGAAACACAGTTGGAAAGAAATTACAGGCTCGTTCTTCTTCGGATTGATTCCAATACTGGTACTTTCTTTTTTTCAGCACCAATTTCTTTTAGCGATTCTTCCGGTATTTATCATGCGTTATTTTCTAGCCCGCTATTTCCAAAAATGGATTGATGGTTACACAGGCGACTGTTTGGGAGCAACGCAACAGGTTTGTGAAGTTGTTTACTATTTAAGCATTCTGTTGATATGGAAATTTATCTAA
- the cobC gene encoding alpha-ribazole phosphatase — translation MEIYLIRHTETTCEKGICYGQTDVDLAIPFEEIFKDIVSQLPHGALLFSSPLKRCTILAEYIQNTIKPVSFITDDRLMEMNFGNWELKNWDTIPAEELNPWMEDFVTTQVPNGESFTALHERVGTFLQDSVSNQTGPVVIVSHAGVIRSILCHQSGLPLKDAFTNKVAFGQVIKIVI, via the coding sequence ATGGAAATTTATCTAATTCGTCATACGGAAACAACCTGTGAAAAAGGAATCTGCTACGGTCAGACTGATGTAGATTTGGCTATTCCATTCGAAGAAATCTTTAAGGATATTGTCTCGCAATTACCTCACGGAGCCTTACTCTTTTCAAGTCCATTGAAGCGTTGTACTATACTGGCAGAATACATTCAGAATACTATAAAACCCGTTTCCTTTATTACTGACGATCGTCTGATGGAAATGAATTTTGGCAATTGGGAATTGAAAAACTGGGATACAATTCCGGCGGAAGAACTTAATCCCTGGATGGAAGATTTTGTTACCACGCAAGTCCCAAATGGGGAGTCCTTTACAGCACTTCATGAAAGAGTAGGTACATTTTTACAGGATTCTGTTTCCAACCAAACTGGTCCTGTAGTCATTGTCTCACATGCAGGTGTGATCAGAAGTATTTTATGTCATCAGTCCGGATTACCACTAAAAGACGCTTTTACCAATAAAGTAGCGTTCGGACAGGTTATTAAAATAGTGATTTAA
- a CDS encoding TonB-dependent receptor plug domain-containing protein has protein sequence MTLKKLFALCFLLLCQITVAQNDSITKLKTVVVSDANLKKYSNSQSVLKLNDSVIGKNEALLTDLLNFNSTIYFKEYGRGMLSTVAFRGTTASQTAVIWNGININSQMNGSTDFNTISGSDYNSISVKAGGGSVIYGSGAVGGTVHLNTDLAFYNKFENSLRLDYGSFNTIGINYKTSISNKKWSTQIGFSKNSSTNDYKYLNQYNWKGEQRWNQNGQYDVITLSANAGYKIDAKNSLKLYTQTSNTDRNTSLVSESETKSKYVNGFNRNLLEYDGDFGRFKTNLKTAYIFENYKYYADNSSNIYTYGKTESLTTKADLGYQLLESLQVNGILDYNRTKGYGSGFGDNVREISSAALLIKQDVSPNWKNEFGVRKEFTDNYKSPVLFSAGTSYQFGKLYNLKLNVSRNFRIPTFNDLYWEEGGNRNLKPESSYQAEIGNVFTVQNFSLTQTFYYIKIKDLLQWVPGTNGIWMPQNTDKVNSYGAETLLSWKKNFGKNNLTANATYAYSVSENVETKKQLFFVPFHKVTAAIAYTRNNFSAHYQFLYNGFVYTQADNDPEKTVSAYTVSNIGIDYDFKLLSSFKVGFQVLNVWNTFYQSLEHRPMPGRNYNLYLNFKF, from the coding sequence ATGACTTTAAAAAAACTTTTTGCTCTTTGTTTCTTATTGTTGTGCCAGATTACCGTGGCGCAGAACGATTCTATTACGAAACTTAAAACGGTCGTCGTTTCTGACGCCAATCTTAAAAAATACTCCAATTCACAATCGGTTTTAAAATTAAATGACTCTGTTATTGGTAAAAATGAAGCCTTACTAACGGATTTATTAAACTTTAATTCAACCATTTATTTTAAAGAATACGGTCGTGGAATGCTTTCTACCGTAGCGTTTAGAGGTACAACAGCCTCACAAACGGCGGTGATTTGGAACGGAATCAACATTAACTCTCAGATGAACGGAAGTACCGATTTTAATACCATTTCCGGATCCGATTACAATTCTATCAGTGTAAAAGCAGGTGGAGGAAGTGTTATTTACGGCAGTGGAGCCGTTGGAGGAACCGTACACCTGAATACGGATCTCGCCTTTTACAATAAGTTTGAAAACAGCTTAAGATTGGATTACGGAAGCTTCAATACTATCGGAATCAATTACAAAACAAGTATCTCCAATAAAAAATGGAGTACTCAAATTGGTTTTTCTAAAAACAGCTCTACAAACGATTATAAATACCTGAACCAATACAACTGGAAAGGCGAACAGCGCTGGAATCAAAACGGCCAATATGATGTTATTACCCTAAGCGCAAATGCAGGATATAAAATCGATGCCAAAAACAGTTTAAAGCTATACACCCAAACTTCAAACACAGACCGAAATACCTCATTAGTTTCGGAATCTGAAACTAAAAGCAAATATGTCAATGGTTTTAATCGGAACTTATTGGAATATGATGGTGATTTTGGCAGATTCAAAACCAATTTAAAAACAGCCTATATTTTTGAGAACTATAAATATTATGCCGACAATTCGAGCAATATTTATACGTACGGAAAAACAGAAAGCCTGACTACAAAAGCCGATTTAGGATATCAACTACTGGAATCACTGCAAGTAAATGGTATCCTGGACTACAATCGAACTAAAGGATACGGAAGTGGTTTTGGCGATAATGTGAGAGAAATAAGTTCTGCAGCTTTACTTATCAAACAAGATGTTTCCCCAAACTGGAAAAACGAATTCGGGGTTCGAAAAGAATTTACAGACAATTATAAATCACCGGTTCTGTTTTCGGCAGGTACTTCTTATCAATTTGGGAAACTGTACAATTTGAAATTGAATGTGTCTCGAAATTTCAGAATCCCAACTTTCAATGATTTGTATTGGGAAGAAGGCGGAAATCGTAATTTAAAACCGGAAAGTTCTTATCAGGCCGAAATTGGAAATGTTTTTACCGTTCAGAATTTTTCTTTGACTCAAACTTTTTACTACATCAAAATAAAAGATCTATTGCAATGGGTTCCCGGAACAAATGGGATCTGGATGCCTCAAAACACAGATAAAGTAAACAGTTATGGTGCTGAAACATTATTAAGCTGGAAGAAGAATTTTGGTAAAAACAACCTGACGGCAAATGCTACTTATGCTTATTCTGTTTCAGAAAATGTAGAAACTAAAAAGCAATTATTTTTTGTTCCTTTTCATAAAGTAACTGCTGCCATCGCTTACACAAGAAACAACTTTTCAGCTCATTATCAATTTCTTTATAATGGATTTGTTTACACACAAGCTGACAATGATCCTGAAAAAACTGTATCAGCTTACACTGTTTCAAACATTGGCATAGATTACGATTTTAAACTTTTATCTTCTTTCAAAGTAGGTTTTCAGGTTCTGAATGTATGGAATACATTTTACCAAAGTCTGGAACACCGACCAATGCCGGGAAGAAATTACAACTTGTACTTAAACTTTAAATTTTAA